A genomic window from Prunus persica cultivar Lovell chromosome G2, Prunus_persica_NCBIv2, whole genome shotgun sequence includes:
- the LOC18784825 gene encoding elongation factor 1-alpha, which translates to MGKEKIHINIVVIGHVDSGKSTTTGHLIYKLGGIDKRVIERFEKEAAEMNKRSFKYAWVLDKLKAERERGITIDIALWKFETNKYYCTVIDAPGHRDFIKNMITGTSQADCAVLIIDSTTGGFEAGISKDGQTREHALLAFTLGVKQMICCCNKMDATTPKYSKARYDEIIKEVSSYLKKVGYNPDKIPFVPISGFEGDNMIERSSNLDWYKGPTLLEALDLINEPKRPTDKPLRLPLQDVYKIGGIGTVPVGRVETGIIKPGMVVTFGPSGLTTEVKSVEMHHEALPEALPGDNVGFNVKNVAVKDLKRGFVASNSKDDPAREAANFTSQVIIMNHPGQIGNGYAPVLDCHTSHIAVKFNEILTKIDRRSGKELEKEPKFLKNGDAGFVKMIPTKPMVVETFSEYPPLGRFAVRDMRQTVAVGVIKSVEKKDPSGAKVTKSAAKKK; encoded by the exons atgggaaaagaaaagattcaCATTAACATTGTGGTCATTGGCCATGTCGACTCTGGGAAGTCTACCACCACTGGCCATTTGATCTACAAGCTTGGAGGTATTGACAAGCGTGTGATTGAGAGGTTCGAGAAGGAGGCCGCTGAGATGAACAAGAGATCATTCAAGTATGCCTGGGTGCTTGACAAGCTCAAGGCCGAGCGTGAGCGTGGTATTACCATTGATATTGCCCTCTGGAAGTTTGAAACTAACAAGTACTACTGCACTGTCATTGATGCTCCCGGACATCGTGACTTCATTAAGAACATGATTACTGGAACTTCCCAGGCTGACTGTGCTGTCCTCATTATTGACTCCACCACTGGAGGTTTTGAAGCTGGTATTTCCAAGGACGGTCAGACTCGTGAGCATGCTCTCCTAGCTTTCACCCTTGGTGTTAAGCAAATGATTTGCTGCTGCAACAAG ATGGATGCTACCACTCCAAAGTACTCGAAGGCAAGGTACGATGAAATTATTAAGGAAGTCTCATCCTATTTGAAGAAGGTTGGCTACAACCCAGACAAGATCCCCTTTGTTCCCATCTCTGGGTTTGAGGGTGACAACATGATTGAGAGGTCTAGCAACCTTGACTGGTACAAGGGTCCTACCCTTCTTGAGGCCCTTGACTTGATCAATGAGCCCAAGAGGCCCACAGACAAGCCCCTCCGCCTCCCACTTCAGGATGTCTACAAGATTGGTGGCATTGGTACCGTCCCTGTCGGACGTGTTGAAACTGGTATCATCAAGCCTGGTATGGTTGTGACCTTTGGCCCTTCTGGGCTGACAACTGAAGTTAAGTCTGTGGAGATGCACCACGAAGCTCTTCCGGAGGCTCTTCCAGGAGACAATGTTGGCTTCAACGTGAAGAACGTCGCAGTCAAGGATCTGAAGCGTGGTTTCGTTGCCTCGAATTCTAAGGATGATCCAGCCAGGGAGGCAGCCAACTTCACTTCCCAAGTAATCATCATGAACCACCCCGGCCAGATTGGAAATGGCTATGCCCCTGTGCTGGATTGCCACACCTCCCACATTGCAGTCAAGTTCAATGAGATTCTAACCAAGATTGACAGACGATCCGGCAAGGAGCTTGAGAAGGAGCCCAAGTTTTTGAAGAATGGTGATGCTGGATTTGTTAAGATGATTCCTACCAAGCCAATGGTGGTGGAGACCTTCTCCGAGTATCCCCCACTTGGTCGTTTCGCTGTCCGGGACATGCGACAGACTGTTGCTGTGGGAGTGATCAAGAGTGTGGAGAAGAAGGATCCAAGTGGAGCCAAGGTGACCAAATCTGCAGCAAAGAAGAAGTGA